ATCGCTTCGACACGCGCTCGGGGAAGGGCAGCGAGAATCGCCTTGCCGGTGGCCGTGGCGTGCATGGGGTAGTACGTCCCCATCCGCGCACGGTAGCGGTTTGACTCGCCTTCTCCAGGATACTTCACCCATTTATGATATGATTCTGAGATCGTGATGATACGGCCGTGATCCTCGATCACGAAGTCGACCTCCTCATCGGTTGCGTCCGTCAATTCCCTAACGGCCTTGTCCGCGATCTGGTATCCCGGCTTTCGACTCCGAGCGTGTTCACCTAAACTGAGGAATTTCGGACCGATGTAGTAGTAATCGTCTTCTTTCACCAAATACCCATGTTCGTAGAGGGTCATCGCGTGCTTGTACACCGTACTTTTGGCGAGCGACAGATCGTCGGCGAGCTGTGGAAGTTTTGCGCCACCGCATTTCCGTATCTGATCTACCAGCGCCAGCGACCGGGCAGTCGTTTTCAGCATCGGATCCCTCGTTCGGTCTTTCATGTGATGCGAATCCACACCATGGTAGTTAAGCATTTCTCAAATCGAAATACTGTCTCGTCTCCATTTTCGGGAAACGCTGTCGGTGAGCCGGTTACAGCTCCCATCGTTCCATCACGAATTCGCACGTTCATGGATAGTTACCGTTCACGTATTCGAAATCGCGCTCGTATCCTTCTGGCGCGGAGTGGGGCCGGTCGTTCGATCGCTATACGAGAGAACTCGCTCGAAGACGGGAGGGATACCGTTTGAACATAATGGGCGTGATCTGTACGAAGAGCATCGCAGAACCGTTGCCCGCCAACGGCTCGATCAGCAGCCAGCGACCGGAGCTTTCGACAGTACGCCGAGCGAATTGCGGCCTATCTTCGCTTCGTATTTCTTCGACGGTATCGGACAGCCGTAATCGGTTTGCCTTCGAGATGAATTACACTCCTATGCCTGTAATCTTCCATGGGAAATGAGAATCAGAGACGCACTTCGACGACGGTGAGCGTCCACCGACTGATACGAGGCGTGAGGCGTTGAACGCGGGTGCGATCGCCAGGTGAGTGCCAAATCAAGGTGGTCGTCGTGACGCGAAGGAGCCCGTCCGATTCGATACCGGTGAGGATGGCGTCCATTTCGTTTACACCCCTCGACGAACCGTGTCGGATCGTCGCTACCGAATGACCGCCCTCAGCTTTCGCATATCGAAACGGACGGGGACAGAAGACGGCAGTAGTCGTGATCCGGAGCTTCCGGTGCTATCGAGTGTTTTAAACCCAAACTCGCTATACGAAACGGGCGGCTGCCGGACCGTATTAGTCCGTCGATTCGAAGCCCCAGGCTTGTAGCCGTTCAACGACCTCGTCGACGTTGTGCATTGCCGCCTCGTAGGCGGCCTCCCGGACGTCGGTCTTCGACACGTCGGTTCCGAGTTCGTCGCTGACGGCGTCGACGAACTCGTCCTCGGCCTCGACCACGTAATCCCGGAGGTAGAACTGGACCATCTCGCGGTCCTGTTTCACGTTATCGCGGACGTAGACCCAGGGCACGCCGTCGTCGTCGGCGCCGACCTGCGGCGGCGCTCCGATGACCGCCTCGTTCGAGTCGGTGTCGCCGTTGTCAGCCGCCTGGCCCGCTTCGTCTCCCTCGTTCTTGTCGTTCCCCTCGTCTCCGCCATCTCCGTCGGCGGCGGACTCCGCAGGAGTCGATTCGTCCGCACCGTCGGTCTCGTCCGACTCGACGGCGGTCTCGTCGTCGGCGTCCGGCGCTGATTCGTCCGGTTCTTCCGATTCGGCCGACCCGTCCGGTTCTGATTCGGCGGCGTCGTCTTGGACGTCCGCGAACGGATCGCTTCCGGAACCCTTCTTCATCGTTCGCTCACCTCTTCGATTTCGGTCGCCAGGCGATCGATCTTCTCGAGTGACTCCATCTCGTGGTCGCGCTGTCGGTCGCGGTGTTCCTCGACATAGTGGCGGGGCGTGCACTGCTGGTCCCAGCAGCCTTCGAACAGCGACGACCGCTCGCGGATCGCGACCGGTGCGGGGTAGCCGCGCTCGCGAATCTCCGAGAGGTACCGTTCCTGGTCGGACGTCCGACCGACGCCGTTGGGCACGGCCGAGAGGACCCCGATTTCGGCCTCGAGTCGGTCCTCCAGTCCCTCCACGAGTTCCTCTAAGCCGAGGACGCTCTGCATTCCCTTCCCCGTCGGCTCGACGGGGATCACCAGGCTCCGCGTCGCCGACACGGCGTTGTAGAGGTGGGGTCCCGCGGTTGCCGGCGGGTCGACGACGATCACGTCGTACTGCTGGGGGATGCCCGACTCTAGGAGCACTTGGCGGAGCCGATCGTACGGATCGAAGTCGTCTCCCTCGCCCAAATCGGCGGCCATCTGTTGGGCGCGGTTGAGGAGGTCCTCGAGGTTCTCGAGCATGTTGTGACTCGGGAGCAGATCGAATCCGTACTCGGTCTCGTGGATTAGGTCCTCGACGTCGCCTTTTGGCCGATCGATCAGATGTCGAACGATGTTGTCCGCCTGGCTGTCGTCCCGAGGTGCGTCGACGTCGAGGAGGTAGGTGAGCGATCCGTTCTGCTGGTCCATGTCGATCGCAAGCACGTCGAGGCCGTGGTTCGCGTGGGCCTCGAGCAGCGCCGCGCCGACGGTCGTCTTCCCGACCCCGCCGGCCTCCGAGTACGTCGTATACGTGAGCATGGTGTTTAGTTAGTCTTCCCGAATATAATTCTTCCCCATACAAACCAACGCGACTATTCGGATAGACTAACTGAATAGCCTAACCGATAGTAATGGTCTTTCTGGGCGTCTAATTGCTGTTTTCCGCTTCACAGACAGTGAGTTTGGTTTCGAATAACTAGTTAGGCTGACCTATTATACTAATTGGTTATGGTTTCTAGAACATCGTTCAGAGGAGTACAATCTTCACTGTCCGCTCCGAGGCGGCTAATAACTCCAACGTGGACCTCGGAAATTCCACCCTAAGTCATTTGACAAATATTCTGGCCAAGCCGTAGTCCTGCGGCTGGCACCTCTCGATCCGATCGATCGAACACCGGACGAAGTGGAGTCGGCGGATCTACCGCGAGATACCGCCGCTATCGCGGTCGATGAGGGCGTCGACCTCCGAGCGAGTAACGACGGCGTGGTCGCCCGTCATCGTCCGCTTCAGCGCGGCGGTAGCCGCACCGTATCGGAGCGATTCCGCGGTCGATCCGTCCTCGCTCCGCTTCGCGAGGAAGCCGCCAACGAACGCGTCCCCGGTACCGATCGGGTCGACCGTCTCGGCGTCGAACGTCGCCTGTTCGACGGTCCCCGACGCATCGACGGCGAGGGCGCCGCGCTCGCCCCGGGTGACGACGACGGTCGAACACCCGTACGTCTCCCGCAGGTGAGTCGCGATCGCCGCCGCGTCACCGTCGATCTCGAGGACGTCGATCGCGTCGCGCTCGGGGACGAAGAGGAGATCAACCGACTCGAACAGCGACTCGTAAGCCTCCCGGGCGGCCGAGGGAGACCAGAGTTTCGACCGGTAGTTACAGTCAAACGCCGTCGTCACGCCGGCGTCCCGCGCCGTCTGCAACAGAGACTGCGTCGTCTCCGCGAGCGTCGACGAGAGCGCCGGCGTGATTCCGCTCGTGAAGAACACGTCGGCGTTTCGGACCGCGTCGATGTCGAGGTCGTCGACCGTCGCGGTCGTCACCGCCGCGTCGGTGCGATCGTAGATGACGTCGATTCCCCGCGGCTCGGGGCCGTGCTCGAGGTAGTACGCCCCCTGTCGCCCGTCGTCGCTCCACGCAACGTTCGGCTCGACCCCGTTCTGCCGGACGTCCCGAACGACCTTCCGTCCTAACGGGGAGTCGGGGAGCTTCGAGAGCCAGGCCGTCGACGTTCCGAGGTTCGCGGCCGCGATCGCGACGTTGCTCTCGGCCCCGGCGGAGCGGAACTCGAGTTCCGTCGCGGTTTCGATCCGCGTTCCCTCGGACGGGGAGAATCGAATCATCGTTTCTCCGAACGTGACGAGCGACGGAGACCGCGTCCCGGATTCACCGCTCTCAGTCATAGAATGGCATTTTCACGCACGCTATTTTGACGTTACTATCCCGAATTCGAACGAATCCCCATCGAGGACGTGCACCCCAGTAACCCTCGAGGTCGGTGATCGCGACAGTCACCGCGTTCTTTCCCGTTCCGCGCGTTGTCGGTTCGATCCCGAACGACAGATGACCTACGCGGTTTGCGCCGGCGCGGTCGCGGGGAGTCGCCGCCGGCGAGCGCCGCCGGCAACCCGTCCGTCGTGTTCGACGCGGCTGTGTCGTCCGGAACCTCACCACTCCGCGACGCTCCCGTCGTCGTGGCGCCAGACGGGGTTGTGCCAGTCGACGTCCTCGCCGGCCCGGTCGCGGACGTACTCTTCGTCGATCTCGATGCCGAGGCCGGGGTCGTCGGGGATGTCGACGTACCCGTCGCGGTACTCGAAGACGGACGGATCTGCGAGGTAGTCGAGCACGTCGTTGGTCTCGTTGTAGTGGATGTCGAGGCTCTGTTCCTGGATCAGGGCGTTCGGCAGGCAGGCGTCGACCTGCACGCACGACGCCAGCGCGATCGGGCCGAGCGGGCAGTGGGGCGCCACCGCCACGTCGTAGGCCTCGGCCATCGAGGCGATCTTCTTCACCTCGGTGATCCCGCCCGCGTGCGACAGGTCGGGCTGGATGAGGTCGACGTGGCCGTCCTCGAACAGCCCCTTGAAGTCCCACCGAGAGTAGAGTCGTTCGCCCGTCGCGATCGGAACCGTCGTATGCTGGGCAACCTCCCCGAGATCGTCCAGGTGTTCCGGGAGGACCGGTTCCTCGATGAAGAACGGATCGTACGGCTCGAGGGCCGCGACCAGCCGCTTCGCCATCGGCTTCGAGACGCGCCCGTGGAAGTCCACCCCGATGTCGACTTCGTCGCCGACTTCCTCGCGGACCTCCCGTAGCCGGTCGGCGGCGGCCTCGATCGCCGCCGGCGAATCGAGTCGTTCGATCTCCGGCGTCCCGTTCATCTTGAGCGCGGTGAATCCGGCGTCGACTTTCTGTCGCGCCTGGTCGGCGACGTCGGACGGCTCGTCCCCGCCGATCCACTGGTAGACGCGTAGTCGATCGCGGGCCGCACCCCCGAGCAGTTCGTACACGGGCGCGCCGTAGGTCTTCCCCTTGATGTCCCAGAGCGCCTGGTCGATGCCGGCGATCGCGGACATCAGGATCGGGCCGCCCCGGTAGAACCCGCCGCGGTACATCGTCTGCCAGTGGTCCTCGATGCGGGCAGGGTCCTCGCCGACGAGATAGGTGTCCAGCAGCTCCTCGACCGCCGATTTGACGGTCTTCGATCGGCCCTCGACGACCGGTTCGCCCCAGCCGACGGTGCCGTCGCTCGTCGTCACCTTGAGGAACAGCCACCGCGGCGGTACCTCAAACAGCTCGTACTCCGTGATGTGCATAGGTCCCACGTCTCGGACGTGACCTATGTCGGTTATGGTATCGGGTCGGTCATCGGCGAAATCGGTGGCGAGCGCGGCTTGACGGCGGCGAGCAGCGTCGTCAGACCGGTCGGCAGCGCGGCAGCGACGGACGCGATCCGGAAGAGACAACACCGATTTGCGCCTCCGCTGTAGAGAGTTGCTATTCGGCCCGAGTTTACCGGCTCCCGTCGCCGATAGCTGACGAACGATGCGTCGTCATCTGGGTGCGGAGGAGAGCGGTGTCTCGTTCGAAGTCTTGTGATTACCGAATCGATTGATCTCAGTAAGGCCCCTTCTTTGTCAAACTCCGTTACTCTCCGTCAACAGCGAACACCAACTTGATGAAATCGGCCGTCATCGATTCGACGTGGAAATCGGCCGCCGACGAGGAGAGTCGCCTGGCCATCGCTCTTCGATACTTGCTGTCGAGCGGACAATTGCTCGTCCGAATGGTCCTCGCTAGAAATACTAAATATTCTGTCTAGTTATACTAACTAGTTACCCTAACCGATAGTACGGGATAAGAGGCACTGTCTAGTTCTGCACCTCCGCAACTGGTACTTCCGTCGAGGCTTAATGCGGTCTTTGATAGTTGTGGTAGTGTACGAACTGCGCAAGCCACTCTCGGACGCTCGCCCGACTGCCCACTCATGAATTATGGAAGCGATCGATTCGCATTTGAGGGTGTGAAACTACTTTTCGATACGGTTTTGATTGGTATAGTTGATCCGACCGCTCTGTCCAACTCGGGAGAGGGCAGTCCGATAGCCACATTGATCGACGAGAAACTCGGCATCGAAGAGATCGTGTTTCTCGTGGAGTTTCCGCAGAAACGAAGCCGCCGGATCAGTGCCATGCCGACGAAACAACGCAACGTCGAGAATTACCTTTGTTTCAAGTTCTATTGCAACATATAGACAAGACCATTCGCCGTTGATCTTGACAGCGGTTTCGTCGACAGCGACCCGCGACGGCGTCGCCGTCCTCAGAACGCGAAGCGTTCTGATGGGTCGCACGAGAGCTTCGCTCTCGTGGACGTCGGCGGGTCACGTCTGCTATCAGCCAGCCGAGGTTCCCAGTTCCAAACAGCTCTGTGAGACCTTCAATACCTAATTCAGCGAGAATTGCTGTTGTCTCGCGAAGCGAATACCCAGTCTGATGGAGGCGGACGGCGAACGCCCTGACGAGCGTCGCCGTCCGCTCGTTTTCCCACGACTCTTCTAAATTCGCCGCATAGCTCTCGCTAAGCAGGTCTGCGAGTGTCAATCCAACTCAACTTTACGGCCTACTCACTTCTCCAACTGACTCAACTAGACAGTGCCGGATAAGAGATGGTTTCAGCGGCTGTCCTCGTCAACTAGTGAAAACTGAAACGACGTATTCATCTCGGAAAACCGGCCGAGTACGTCGACGGAAAAAACACGAGACTGTGTCTCGAGTGGCCGTTCGGACCGATTCGTCTCCGCCCTCGCCGATCGTCGAACGACGATTATCCGACGACCATCGCGCGGTCCACGACGTCGTCGCCGTACAGTTCCTCGAGTTCCTCGTGCTGATCCGGACGGTTCTCGTAGACGTCCTGAAACAGGGTGATGGGCGTCTGGGCCGCCTGGTAGGTCGCCTCGTCCCACATCCGATCGTTGCTGATTTCGACCTCGACGCCGTCGATGACCAGAGTCGCCGATCGTTCCATGGCAATGGCGCCCTTCCCGGCCTCCTTGGCCGCTTCGAACTCCTCCATCGAGTCGACGATGTCGTTCAGGCTCGGGATGTAGGACGTCAGGTCCAGCAGTTCCTCGGCCAGTTCGTCGCCGTCGAGGTCGCGCTCGTCGCCGCCGGCGCGGAGCCTGTACTGATCGTCGCCCGTCTCTTCGAGCGTCACGTCGCCGCCGTCGTAGACGTACCGGCCGTCCTCCTCGCTGAGGTCGACCTCGCGGCCGTTCACCTCGAGGAGCCAGCTGCCGGTCTCGGGCGGCAGCGGCGACCTGTTCGCTTCCGCCACCTGGCCGGGCGTCAGCGACCAGATGCCGAGCATCCCCTTCGCCTGGTTGTCGGTCATGCGCTCGTGGTAGCCCTCGACGTCGCGGATGTCGTCGTAGGGGCCGTCGATCGCGATGAGACCGGCGGCGCTGGCACCGCGGGAGGTGTTGTGGCGCAGTTCGTCCCACGGCGGCAGCCCGCCGGTGGGGGTGATCGCGCGCATGTCCTTGGTGTAGTCGACCTCGCCGTCGACGAGGAGGAACAGCCGTTCGAGGTTGTTCGACGGCTTGCCCATCTCTTCGCGGAGGTCGGCGAGCGCCAGCTCGGCTTCCCCGCTCTCGACGATGACAGACATGGCCAGGCTCCCTTCCTCGAGGCCGTACTCGTTCTCGACGATGGTGATGAACTCGTCGGCCTTCTTCCAGTCGTCGATGTCACCGACTTCCGGAATGACGAAGCCGTCGATGCGTTCGATCGCGCCCCTCTCGGGATCGGCGATCTCCAGCAGGTGTTCGAAACACCGGTAGCGGGTCGCGGGACTGTCCCGGTGCCAGACGATGCGGGGGTGAATCTCGCCGGGGAAATCGGCGCCGTGTTCGGCGATCACGTCGACGATGTTCTCGGCCCCTTCGTCGCGCATCGAGGGTGCCGTCGCGTCCTCGTTGTCCGGCACCCAGACGTCCGGCGCCTGCATGCCCCGGAGCTGGGCCGCCCGTCGCAGCATCTTGGCGGAATCGTCCTCTCCTTTCACCGCAGTCGGGGAGGTAAAGAAAGTTCGCACGAACTCTCTGTCGTGCCGTCGTTCGATACTCATGAGTGCAGTTCCCAATATTATGTTCTAATATTAAAATTGTTTGGTGAACGTGTCATCGACGGGAACGTCGAGTGCCGTCCTCCGAGCGGAACGGTGAGCGAGCGGACGCCCCCGAATCGACCGATCGGAACGGACCGGACGAAAGAACAATGGTTGTGGTTCCCAATCACACTGACGATGGCAACTCGTCTCGAGTCCTTCGAAACTGCCGTCCGGGAAACGACGGCGTCGACGATCCGGGCGACGCCCGAAACCGTCGAGGAGGCGCTGAGCGACGCGATCGCCGAACCGGCCGTCGGTGCACCGCTCCCGTTCGACGACGTCGCGATCGACGACGCGTCGGTACCGATAACGGTCGACCCGACGCGCGAGGAACTGCTCGCGGCCGAGACCGGCGTGACCGGCGCGGTGCTCGGCATCGCGTCGTACGGCTCCGTCGTGCTCCGCTCGACGACCGATGTCGACGAGTTGGCGGCGCTCTTCCCGGATCGCCACGTCGTGCTCGTGCGCGAGCGGGACGTCGTCGACGACATGGCGACGGCGTTCGACGAACTGGCGCCGATTTTCGAAGAGGAGGCCGCCGACGCGATAATCGCGACCGGACCGAGCGCGACCGCGGACATGGGCGCGCTCGTCTACGGGGCGCACGGGCCGCGCGAGGTCCACGTGATCGTCATCGACGAATCGGAATCGTCGGCGTCGACGTCGGGAGGTGGTCGCTGATGGCGGCGGATCGCCGCCGCAAAGCGGCCCACATCCGCCGGCTCCTCGAAACCGAGGGCGACAGCGTCGAGCAGAACACGCTCGCGTTCAACGAGGGGCGGTACGAGGCCGTCGACGACCTCGAAGAATACGAGGCGCTCAAAGACCGGGCCACGGCGATCAAAGACGACGCGATCGATCGGTTACCGGAACTGATCGATCGGGTGACTGAGACCGTCGAAGCAAACGGCGGGACGGTCTACCTCGCCGAGGACGCCGCCGACGCGAACGCGTACGTCCAGCGAGTCGTCCGCGAGCGGGAGGCCGAGACGGTCGTCAAGTCGAAGTCGATGACGACCGAGGAGATCGACCTCAACGAACACCTCGAGGCCGCCGGCGCGGACGTCTGGGAGACCGACCTCGGCGAGTTCGTGCTCCAGCTCGCCGAGGAAGCGCCCTCACACATCGTCGCGCCGGCGATCCACAAGTCCCGCGAGGAGATCGCACAACTGTTCAACGAGCGCTTCGACCCCGACGAGCCCCTCGAGACGGCCGACGAGCTGACCGCGTTCGCTCGCGACGTCTTAGGCGAGCACATCGAGGAGGCAGATATCGGGATCACCGGCGCGAACTTCATCGCGGCGGACACCGGGACGATGGCCCTGGTCACCAGCGAGGGCAACGCCCGGAAGTCGGTCGCCGTCCCGGACACGCACGTGGCCGTCGCGGGCGTCGAGAAGCTCGTTCCAACCGTCCGGGATATTCAGCCGTTCATCGAACTCATCGGCCGATCCGGGACGGGACAGGACATCACCTCCTACATCTCGTTGCTGACGCCGCCGGTCGACACGCCGCCGCTCCCGGACGCGGACGACGCGCCGATCGGTGACGGTGGCAGCATCGGTGGTGACGATGGCGGCGATCGCAACGGCAACCCCGATTCCGACCGGGAGTTCCACCTCGTCTTGCTCGACAACGGGCGCCTGGCGATGCGCGACGACGAGCAGCTCCGCGAGACGCTGCGCTGCATCCGGTGTTCGGCCTGC
This is a stretch of genomic DNA from Natrinema salifodinae. It encodes these proteins:
- the dgoD gene encoding galactonate dehydratase yields the protein MHITEYELFEVPPRWLFLKVTTSDGTVGWGEPVVEGRSKTVKSAVEELLDTYLVGEDPARIEDHWQTMYRGGFYRGGPILMSAIAGIDQALWDIKGKTYGAPVYELLGGAARDRLRVYQWIGGDEPSDVADQARQKVDAGFTALKMNGTPEIERLDSPAAIEAAADRLREVREEVGDEVDIGVDFHGRVSKPMAKRLVAALEPYDPFFIEEPVLPEHLDDLGEVAQHTTVPIATGERLYSRWDFKGLFEDGHVDLIQPDLSHAGGITEVKKIASMAEAYDVAVAPHCPLGPIALASCVQVDACLPNALIQEQSLDIHYNETNDVLDYLADPSVFEYRDGYVDIPDDPGLGIEIDEEYVRDRAGEDVDWHNPVWRHDDGSVAEW
- a CDS encoding ParA family protein, with product MLTYTTYSEAGGVGKTTVGAALLEAHANHGLDVLAIDMDQQNGSLTYLLDVDAPRDDSQADNIVRHLIDRPKGDVEDLIHETEYGFDLLPSHNMLENLEDLLNRAQQMAADLGEGDDFDPYDRLRQVLLESGIPQQYDVIVVDPPATAGPHLYNAVSATRSLVIPVEPTGKGMQSVLGLEELVEGLEDRLEAEIGVLSAVPNGVGRTSDQERYLSEIRERGYPAPVAIRERSSLFEGCWDQQCTPRHYVEEHRDRQRDHEMESLEKIDRLATEIEEVSER
- a CDS encoding LUD domain-containing protein; this encodes MATRLESFETAVRETTASTIRATPETVEEALSDAIAEPAVGAPLPFDDVAIDDASVPITVDPTREELLAAETGVTGAVLGIASYGSVVLRSTTDVDELAALFPDRHVVLVRERDVVDDMATAFDELAPIFEEEAADAIIATGPSATADMGALVYGAHGPREVHVIVIDESESSASTSGGGR
- the aceB gene encoding malate synthase AceB, giving the protein MSIERRHDREFVRTFFTSPTAVKGEDDSAKMLRRAAQLRGMQAPDVWVPDNEDATAPSMRDEGAENIVDVIAEHGADFPGEIHPRIVWHRDSPATRYRCFEHLLEIADPERGAIERIDGFVIPEVGDIDDWKKADEFITIVENEYGLEEGSLAMSVIVESGEAELALADLREEMGKPSNNLERLFLLVDGEVDYTKDMRAITPTGGLPPWDELRHNTSRGASAAGLIAIDGPYDDIRDVEGYHERMTDNQAKGMLGIWSLTPGQVAEANRSPLPPETGSWLLEVNGREVDLSEEDGRYVYDGGDVTLEETGDDQYRLRAGGDERDLDGDELAEELLDLTSYIPSLNDIVDSMEEFEAAKEAGKGAIAMERSATLVIDGVEVEISNDRMWDEATYQAAQTPITLFQDVYENRPDQHEELEELYGDDVVDRAMVVG
- the kdgK1 gene encoding bifunctional 2-dehydro-3-deoxygluconokinase/2-dehydro-3-deoxygalactonokinase → MTESGESGTRSPSLVTFGETMIRFSPSEGTRIETATELEFRSAGAESNVAIAAANLGTSTAWLSKLPDSPLGRKVVRDVRQNGVEPNVAWSDDGRQGAYYLEHGPEPRGIDVIYDRTDAAVTTATVDDLDIDAVRNADVFFTSGITPALSSTLAETTQSLLQTARDAGVTTAFDCNYRSKLWSPSAAREAYESLFESVDLLFVPERDAIDVLEIDGDAAAIATHLRETYGCSTVVVTRGERGALAVDASGTVEQATFDAETVDPIGTGDAFVGGFLAKRSEDGSTAESLRYGAATAALKRTMTGDHAVVTRSEVDALIDRDSGGISR
- a CDS encoding IclR family transcriptional regulator, with the translated sequence MKDRTRDPMLKTTARSLALVDQIRKCGGAKLPQLADDLSLAKSTVYKHAMTLYEHGYLVKEDDYYYIGPKFLSLGEHARSRKPGYQIADKAVRELTDATDEEVDFVIEDHGRIITISESYHKWVKYPGEGESNRYRARMGTYYPMHATATGKAILAALPRARVEAILDRWGLPAKTDNTITARRDFFEELDRITERGYAVDDEEFADGLRSVGMAVTRPDGTIIGAMSVSGPSYRVTGEVLEQGIIPELERTVESFERRLAKNRPDES